The Bemisia tabaci chromosome 5, PGI_BMITA_v3 genome includes a window with the following:
- the LOC109037365 gene encoding PHAF1 protein CG7083 — MLELEVVPETSLGCDQWEFVLGMHFSQAVAIIQSQVGIIKGVQVLYSDSAPLEADLVLSLPQDGIRLVFDPISQRLKIIDIVNMRLVKLKYCGMLFNTPEILPSIEQIEHSFGATHPAIYDAERQTFVLNFRGLSFTFHVDSKLQSNISHAGLTSLKFPNGLSPVVSQLSVYVGNKLSSASPPPLPFSCYQHLIFLEQAHILRDKNSTKGLRLHLFYEGVSRGTESKKNSLVTEIYFNATCQDVTTILGAPSRVFYKAEDKMKIHSPNAHKRVTRRRSDFFFNYFSLGLDILFDAKSQKAKKFVLHTNYPGHYNFNMYHRCEFNLSLPASQIQTSNTDITETRCTTLQVSAYTKWDTISEYLKPSERPVVLNRASSTNTTNPFGSTFCYGYQDIIFEVMPNNHIASMTLYTQELTIGPDQVNDEV, encoded by the exons ATGTTAGAGTTAGAAGTTGTGCCAGAAACTTCCCTGGGATGTGATCAATGGGAATTCGTGCTAG GAATGCACTTTTCACAGGCTGTTGCCATCATTCAATCTCAAGTAGGAATTATCAAAGGGGTCCAAGTTTTGTACAGCGACTCA gcTCCTCTAGAAGCAGATCTCGTGTTGAGTTTACCCCAGGATGGCATCAGACTTGTATTTGACCCGATCTCACAACGTTTAAAG ataattgatATAGTTAATATGAGATtagtgaaattaaaatattg TGGAATGTTATTCAATACACCTGAAATACTGCCGAGCATCGAGCAAATTGAACACTCATTTGGAGCAACGCATCCTGCAATATACGATGCTGAGCGACAAACGTTTGTTCTAAATTTCCGCGGTCTTTCCTTTACTTTCCATGTCGATTCCAAGCTCCAg TCCAACATATCCCATGCAGGGTTGACATCTCTCAAATTCCCGAATGGACTATCCCCAGTCGTTTCACAGCTGAGTGTGTATGTTGGCAACAAACTTTCTAGCGCTTCTCCTCCACCATTGCCTTTCTCATGCTACCAGCATCTCATTTTTCTGGAGCAGGCTCATATTTTACGAGATAAGAACTCGACTAAAGGTCTCAGACTGCATCTGTTTTATGAAG GGGTCAGTCGAGGAACAGAGAGCAAGAAAAATTCCCTAGTCACTGAAATCTATTTTAATGCCACCTGTCAAGATGTTACCACAATTCTCGGTGCTCCATCACGCGTTTTTTACAAGGCAGAGGACAAAATGAAGATTCACAGTCCCAACGCACATAAGCGAGTGACACGCAGGCGTTCTGATTTCTTTTTCAACTACTTTTCTTTGGGCCtt GATATTCTCTTTGATGCCAAATCCCAAAAAGCGAAGAAGTTTGTCCTGCATACCAACTACCCAGgacattataattttaatat GTATCATCGTTGTGAGTTCAATCTCAGTCTACCAGCTTCCCAAATTCAAACTTCCAACACAGACATCACCGAAACTAGGTGTACAACTCTGCAG GTATCAGCGTATACCAAATGGGACACAATTTCAGAGTACCTGAAACCAAGTGAACGACCAGTCGTCCTGAACCGGGCATCTTCTACCAATACGACTAATCCATTCGGTTCAACATTTTGCTATGGTTACCAGGATATTATATTTGAG GTCATGCCAAACAATCATATTGCATCCATGACTTTGTATACTCAAGAATTAACCATTGGCCCCGATCAAGTGAATGATGAGGTATGA